GGCTCACATATTACAGTGGACTGTGCTATAAAGCGATTAACATAATTAAGGCATCCcagaaaactcatcacatccttcttgttctttggtcgTGGCAagtcctgaatagctttgatttttgacggatCTAGATCAATACAATGGCGACTGACGATCAAACCCAACAATTTCCTAGTGGGGACTCCAAAAGCATATTTTGCAGGATTTAGCTTTAGATTGTACATTCAAAGACGGTCAAAAAACTTCCTCAGGTCTACTACGTGATCCGAACTTCTCTTAGATTTGATGATCACGTCATCcgcgtacacctctatttccttgtgtatcatgtagTGGAAAAGACTAGTCATGGacctcatgtaggtagccccggtgttcttcaaaccaaaaggcatcattttataacaatatatcccccatggcatgatgaaagCAGTGTTCTCGGCATCTTCTTTGCCCATCCAAATCTAGTGAtatcctgcgaagcaatccacaaaggattggagttcatgcttggcgcagttgtcaatcaatatgtgtatgttgggtaatggaaaatcGTCCTAGGACCTGCTCTATTAAGATCTCGATAGTCAACGCACACTcaaactttcccatccttctttggaactggcacaatgttggctagccAGGTTGGGTACTCGACCACTCAAAGGACTAGGAtttgatttgcttggtaaccTGTTCCTTTATCTTCAGACTCATATATggcttgaatttcctgagcttttgTTTCACCAGCGGACATGTAGggttggtaggtagcttgtgcgccactatggatgtgcttaaccTAGTTATGTCATCGTATGACTATGAGAAACCATCCTCATTTTCCTTTAGAAACCTGATATACTCTTCCTTATTTGATGGCGATAGATGAATacttatgcgagtttctttgactgtttcagaatcccctaagttaaccgCCTCAATTTCTTTCAAATTGGGTTTTGGTGTGTTCTCAAAATTCCCTACTTATTTGACAATTTCTGCAGGTACTTTATCATCTTCCGAATCAGtttccttatgttgcgttgtctcattacatgccATCGTCGTAGGTTCATCAAGctatgtaataattatgctgaaaagaatgcagaaagataataataaataaactaaaagcaataatgcattaataaaacaaaaaatgtcaacaagtacgactcgatgtctcgagtaattatttaaaaaaaacactgaaaaatgtcttaaatgcccaaaaatagttttaaaataaatCATCCTAATTATGCCAAGGCTACCTAGGTACTCGgcgagcccgggatggtgcagctgtccagttcctgagaacagctCCTTCTCCCACTAtttgaatggtaaggtcttcctccttcttctcctctaagattgcactgcagtccatatcTTCCTTGACAAGAAACAACTTCCTCATACCGTCCAAAACCTTGACTTCCTCGGATCCCCAAATTATAATAGTCTGGCGGAATGTCTGGTATAGTGGTGGTATGGGATGTTCCAATGGATAGTAAGGGGAATGGCATCGCGATATCCAATCCTGGTATTCTTGCACGGTATATTCATACCCGAGACCAAAGGTTTTGCCATGATATTGTGGTCGTATTGGTTCCGTGATCCCTTGAAGTTTTGGGCCATGACCTTGGCCTGGTTCATACCCTAACCACATCAGTATGCTCTCTATATTATTGCTCCACCGTCAACCCTTCTTAATTGTGTTTACTCGCTTAATGCGGGGGTATGTTTCTCCTCCCAATTTCCTCCTATTCTCGATAGCTGGCACAGTCTGGTTGTGTAGATAGGGTTACTTCCATCTTCGTGAATaatcacctcttgatgattccagTCCAACATCACAGCCTAGTCCAGGGTTATGGCAACCGCCCCAGCTGCATGTATCCATGGGCGTCCTAGTAACAAGTTGTAGGTGGCGGATATGTCTAGCGCCTAAAATTCAACGTCGAATCAGGTCTGGCCCATTTGTAGATCAAGGTTGATTTCTCCGACAGTGGCTCTCTGAGACCCATCGAATGCCTTCATATTCATGTTTCCCATCTATATGCATGCAGGCCTTTACCTAGTCTTTTCAAAGTAGTCGACGGGCATATGATcagactcgaacccccatctatcagaaCCCTGGCAATTAACTTGTCTTCATATTGCAtagtgatgtgcaatgctttgttgtgGCTCAACCTTTCTGGCGGTAGCTCGTCTTCGTGGAAAGTAATCTTGTGATTCATCAGTACACgccctaccatattagccatctCCCCACTAGTGATACCGGTAGGAATATAAGCTTCACTTAATACCTTCATCAAGGTGTTCTTGTGCGCATCTGAATTTTGCAACAACGATAAGATGGATATTTGGGCGGGAGTCTTCTTCAGGTGATGAACAACAGATTATTCCCTCACCTGTACCTTTCTCCAAGGATCATCAGTGCATGTCTCCATGACAGGTGGCTTTGATATGGtctctttgcttgttcctccatGATTCTCGAGTGTATAGACTCTGCCAGTTCTGGTCATTCCTTGCGCAGCACCCGTCATTTCCATcttggcttttccttttcttcttgcctTCACTACAAAATCCCATGGGACAGCATTAGATTTAAGACGGTGTTGGAGCTGCCATCACAGTGAAAGGCATAGCTACCTCGACCTCAAACGGTGCCTAGTTTTTCTTATCGGCGAGAGGGTGACAGGAGATGTTTTGGGAGAATCCCTCCCTTGAATAAGTCCGACAGATCCCTCCtaatcccattcttcatcagtttctatcacattcactcATTTGCCCCTATGATCATGAAAAGGGTTATTACGGACATTCGGTGCGGcctcctttgcttgtataactttgatgtcaatcaatgtctggatcttgtctttcaataTGCGGAATTCCTCAATTGTATGACCCTTCATACCTGAATGGTAGGCACAAGTTTTGTTGGGGTTAACCCATTAGAAAGGGTTCTCAATAGTGGCCATTAGAAAGGGGTGATGTAACCAGCAGCCTCTAGTCTCTCATACAGTTGGGCTATGGGTTCAGCGACAGGAGTGTATTGTCCGGGAGCTCTGCGATCAAAGTTTGGTCATGGTTTagggtagttttggcgggcgggaggaggtgaattgtaataggtatggtaggtggtggcagggtattgatattttggaggtgagggttggtatgtgggtggaggcgTTTGATAGGTAAGAGGAGACATAGGGCCCCGGTCTACCAATACGGAACccacttccttcttctttgaaATACTTCCTGACTGTAAAGCTTTGTTGGTGGCTTGTAGTTCCTCGAAGTTGGTCACCATACCactcttgatcccttcttctatcctttctctcaacttgatgatgtcggagaacttgtgattctctataACTATCAATCATTCATAATACTGTGGATCTTGAGgtctgacgaagaacttgttcatttgttcttcttcaaatgGCGGCCTCACCCTGGAggcctctgatctccaatgagtagcatactcgcagaaggATTCTGTTTGCTACTTCTTGAGGTTCTAGATATAGAAAACGTCTGACGtgttctctgtgttgaacctaaatCTATCCATGAAATCAGATGACATGCTCACCCTGTTCGCCCACTTCTTCAGATTTTTGCTGATATACTAGGATAGCACATCACCTATAAAACTTCGCATAAATAATTTTATGTGGATTTGTTCATTCTTTCTCACTCCCACAAGCTTGTCACAGTAGGTTCTCAAATGCACCTTAAGATCACCGATGCCATCAAAGATCTCCAACTTAGGAAGTTTTtaaccctccggcagttctaCATCTAGCTGGATACACAAGTCTTCATAGTTCGAACCCTTAATACTTTTTCTCCCTTCGACACTCTAGACACTCCCTGTAAGTTTCTTTAGCTCGTCCACCATGTTTCGGataagcaggtccttctcggttgGTTCATGTATGTATAAGGTTTGTTGCAGGGTATGGGGTATGGTTTCCACGTATATCGGGTTGCCTTGGTGTGTTCCTGGGACTTGGGTATATGGGTGATCATTGATCGAGGTTTGAGGGGGATTGGGTGTAAgttgtggtgcattttgaggggtgtgataagtggtggtttgcgGATACTAGGTTGGGTGATGATGGTGTTGTTGAGGGGTTTGCACTGCAGGCGGGTTAAGGTTTTGAGGAGGTGCGGGATTGTGATACTGGTGTGTTGTAGGAGGATTTTGCGGATTTATGGGTGGTGGATTTTAGTcttaggtgttttgtggtggtggttGGTTCTGAGTGGTTGTGGTTTGCTGGTTGATGTCAGGAAAATTTAGATTAAGGGAGAGGTTTGCGAGATTTCAGACCTACTCAAGCTCATCTTGTAGCTCCAAGATTATCTGTTCCAAATGTAGGATCAAGTCATTCTGACCTAGCGTACTTCTTCCGTCCAAGGTTTCAACATTCTCTGCCATGGTAGCATTATCTTTTTAGTTACCACTTAGATCATCCATCTTCCCTTTGCCTTTGCCTTTGCCTTTGCTTATCGGGTCGCTAGGtagaggacctctggatctggtgtGGAATGATGAtaatgccagaatgcacgaaccaacctttgggtaTGGTagtaatcaaaagaaagaaaaacaaaaggtaaccaagtcagtaagacgAAGTAAAAcagtgtttgcaatatttaagaaGGTATAACGTAAggtcatgcaataattcgcgtcctaatttggggacctcattgtgcctgaggtaggcctaagcgacacagacttggagaaaattcatGCCAACGTTGCCTCATTCCATTAATGCGAAAATAAGCCAAATCGATCTTTCACTAAAtcgaaataataattataaagtcactaatggcattaaGCCTTATTACATTGAAATCTAACGAAATCTAATATAGAAAGTAGGAAAGAACATTATCTCCTAGTCTACTTGGTACCCGAAGGACCTTTTCTatgcttggctcttttgactcCATCAATCACATTTTCCAGATCGCGCATGTGGAGTAGCAAGTAAGCCATTGCCAGCTTCCTTCCTTCATCATTATTCATGCCTTGACAATCCTAAAGTCTCTTTCTAATCTTCCCCTCTATCTCCATCAGTCCTTGCTCTAGATGCTCCAACCTCTCTGTCGACTTATTTGCAATCTCCTTCCATTCGGTGATCGCCTCCATGTCCACCTTATGTTGTTTTAGATGCTTTGCTTCAGATTCGAACACTCTTGTACATAGCCTCTTGTACTTCACATGTGCCTCAGCCATGTCTTCTATGATCCTATCTATCAGATTGATCCCCGGTTTGACGTCCCCGGCTATGTCGTCTTCTAACCATgagagatagtagtacatatgaccaGTGTGATACTTGTCTGGCTCAAACTTGAATGGGATGACATCACCTTTGAAATCAGATTTATACTGAATAATATTGGAAACCCGAGGGATGACTTGTTTCCTCCCagcttgtctcattacccttataggagcgtaaGGGTAGATGCCTCACAGCCCAATCAATACCAAGTGAGTGGTTCCTttggacctgatgatgaactcacaacaaggaaaccactcaaacatccaatgcacttgcTCATCTgtcataataataaataaacgCACACAACCTACAACATTTCTAGGTTTTGCAAATCTGTCTGGAATGAATGTCATCTTCTTTGGATGATGActgctatgtagtcattcaatggcaTGCATAGAAGCTCCTGGCGATAATCACCCTTCTGAAAGTGTTCCAGCAGCCAAAGTTGTAGCAAGAGATTAGAACCCTCAAAATGTCCGAACCCatgcttgcaccgatctagagcactgtacatctcagctaagatcatcGGGATGATAGTGTATGTCTGCCCCTCGATACCCTCCATTAAGGTCCTTGCAACCATGGCTAAGCAAGTCTGAATTCTTCCCCCTTGCATTGGAAAGATTAACAAACCCAAGAAACAAACTATGAAGACATAGACCCGGCGGTGCACCCATCCCAAAGAAGTAATGGATAGCTCCTCATGATGTAGGCGATCTGATTTGCTATGCCCACACCGCTCATAGAGAAATTCAAAgaggatgtatgatttcttcaggCAAACCAGTTCGTCGTTCTTCTTAAACCCAGCATCTTTGGAAAACTACGTGGGGTGCGATTCTCTGACACCAATAGACCCGGACTATTCCATGGTAACTTTCGCATGTTGACAATGAGTTCGGTCATCaaggtgaaaataacaacatatcACCTGGAAACGAGGTAGCACATACTGATCCTATTGGAATTCCGATCGCAGACCCGATTGccgctaattcacatgtggctatcaaTGCAAACTTGCCTACCTATCCCGAAAATAGCATTCGTGATGGAGCCCGATCGACAACTCGAAACACACAAAATGTTGAAGGAGATGGGATCAATctacgggtgatcttcgaaatgctgcagGCTTAATAGGCGGCGATAGCTCAATTACAGAACCATAGCCGTGCACTGAGCAGGGTTAAGCCCGATCCATCGTGGCAAGTCATCCGTAGGGATGAACCGGTCATAGAAAGGTCAAATAAACATGAATCGAGGGCTAAAACCGAgattataaagatgcttgaggagcTGACAAAGCGGATAGAATCAGGTGAGAAAAAAATGAAGCTAACAACAAAATggtggagacctacaactccaaggTAGACCGAATCCCAAGAGAACCTCTCATATTGAAAGGACTGGATTCcaggaagttcgtgcaaaaaccttttcctcctagtgcggctccgaagccgatCCCCATAAAATTTTGTATGCTCGAAATACCTTAGTATAACAGAACGACCGACCCAAACGAGCATGTGacctcttatacatgtgccatcaaagggaacaacTTGGAGGACGACAAGATTGAGTCTGTTATGCTGAACAAATTTGGGGAGACCCTGTCAAAgagagctatgatatggtatcacaacttatcTCCTAATTCTATTGAATCATTTTCTATGCTTACAGTCTCTTTCGTAAAAGCGCATgttggtgccatcaaggtcgagactaggaaatcagaccttttcaaagtcaaacagagggataacgagatgctcggGGAATTCGTATCCggatttcaaatggaacaaatggatcTGTCgtcggtcgctgatgattgggttgttcaagatTTCACTCAGGGACTCAATATTCAAAGCTCGGTGTCTTAACAGTAGCTGAAGCAGAACCTGATAGAATACCCGGCCATTACAAGGGCCGATGTGCATAACCGGTATCAGTCGAAAATCAAAGTCAAAGATGATCAACTTGGGGCCCCTTCGGGGTCTGTCTATCCCGTCAGAGCCCTCGATAGATTCAAGAGACATACCAATCATGAATCGAAGCCAAACTGGGATTGGTACTAGCCATATCATGGGGATCGGAGAGGCAGTGGGTCTAGGCAAAACTCCatgagaaatgaaaggagaaatgaccAAGGTCAAAGCAATCGGGGACTCATGACCAAATATGGCTTCGACAGGtccatcgggcctaaagaagTGCCGAggctatcggaatacaactttaatgtcgatGCCGCCGCTATTGTATCCGCTATCGTgtgcatcaaagataccaattGACCTCGTCCTCTACAATTTGATCCAACCGAAAGGGATCCTAACTAgatatgcaaatatcatggcactcacggtcacagaacggaagattgtcgacagctgagagaggaagtagcccgactattcaacaatgggcacctttgagaattcttgagcgaccgagccatGAATCATTTCAGGAATAAGCATTCTAACAAACAAgcagaacaagaagaacctcaacatgtcattaatatgatcatcggtggggttgaTGTTCCACAGGGGCCGATGTTGAAACGCACCAAACTATCTATCActagggagaaacgaactcgagactacaTACCAGAAGGACCTTTATCATTCAGCGACGAGGATGCGGAATAAATTTGGGTTaaacatgtgttaattgatccaggtagctcggccaatataaTTCGGTCGAGGGTCATGGAGCAGATCGATTTGgtcctaaacggattcaacatggcatatgAGACCACTAAGGGCGAAATAATGTTACCAGTAAACACcgtcgggaccatccaggaaactaaattttatgtgatcgaaggagacatgaggtacaacattttattcggaaggccgtggatccgcAACATGAGGGTGGTGCCCTCGACACTACACCAGGCATTGAAATTTCCAAAACCTAGCGGAGTCAAATGGTTTACGGGGAACAACCacctgcaaaggaaatgttcgcggtcgaGGAAGTGATACCAGCGTCCATAGTGTCAACATCAATGGATCCAAACCAGATGGTCAAAAACGGGGCCAAATAGAAATCACTCATACCATCCTCGGCAGATTCGGACAAACAAAAGGAAGGCAAAGATGATGATTATAGGGTTCCCAGTTCATTTAtagcccccgatgattccgaccaaactaaatcgacggtcgaggagctggaacaagtcatattgCGAGAACGCTGGCccgatcaaaaggtatacctgggcatggggtTAACCTCCAAGATTagggaaaaactcattcaattttttataactaacgaagattgtttcgcttgatcccaccttgacatgacagggatcccaacGGAGATCAACATACAAGAAATTGGATTATTAGTGGCAACATATAGTAGCGACCCTATCGGTTGCTACAACATCTATATTATTAGCAGCGACTTTAAATGTCGCTACAGAAGGTTAATGTTTAGCAGCAACTTTTTTAAGGTCGCCTCTGATGTGGCTGAAATTTTCAGTCCCGCTCAGACAAAAAATTTTGGCTCCCTATTTTTTGTGGCGACTTTTGGAAAATCGCTGCTAAATTTCTCTTGTAGCGACTGGGTCGCTCCTATACCGTAGagtttttacttttaaaataataaaaaaaaataaaaatacctaTCCTAATTAAACATTGTATGCTGGAACAGAAGCGCAAAGCGAAAGAATAGAAAGCACAAAACTCTCTCTATCCCTCTCTCTAGAAATCAGTCCTCTCCTCGGCAAATATTTCACCCAAATCAAAATTTGAATCTCATTTGTCAGGTATGTTCAAATCCCTAttcttttcgtttttctttttgggAAAGAAGTTGCTCCGCTTTAATCAATCGATTTCGTGGAGGAAGAATCAAAGAAATAATTTCTGTTCCTAATCGATTTCGTGCAtcctttccttcttatttgttactATCTCATATCTAACTAAAACCCCATAAAGATTTATATAAGATATATTTACATTTGGGTATTTTCTTATAATGATTCTGTAAGACAAAATTTTCAACATGCAGTTAGGGATAATTATTTTTTCAGCAATTTCACATTTGTATTCTCAGATTTCATCTCGAATTTCTCTGAGACATTTGATAATCTACaggaataaaacaaaaaaatcacaTATAAAGAATCATTTGATGCGTATTTGGTATTGTTATTATCAATTCTCGGTCTTGACAGAATCTCAGCTATCTCTTTTCCTGGGTAAGTTAAAATCTTCTTCTCGAGAGACCTTTTACATGTCGGCATTCCATTCTTATTTTGTTCTTATATGGTTATGTGCCTAAATCAGTAGACATGCAGTTTTTAATTTTATAAGGCACGCATATGTTATTGTATGGTTATAAGAAAATATAATACTTCTTTGCGAATGATGTGGTGAAATTAGAGTCTCTAGTGGTTCTCGAGAGGTCTTTCTATATTGTTAACGGTGCTTGAGAGGTAGTCTAAGTATGTGATTAACCTTGCCCTATGCATCTATTTCCTTGTCTTTGTGTCTTACTAATCTTCAACAATATATACTGTCTTATTGTGTTATTCTTGTATGCAATCCAAATGCTCTGGGCAGAGGATAAACCATAATAAGAAGAATtaaaagagtacaaattttctaCTTTTATCAAGAGAAGTCACGGGGTAAGTTCCATATGTTTGGCTTACTTAAtatatttgttgttattttttcaattttatctGAATGATTTTGGTGCTAAATTTGCACGGGGATTTGATTCTTGCAGCAACTGAAGTACATTTTAGATAGTGGTCATAATCTTCCCTTACCCGATGGTATTATTATCAATGGTCGTGGATGGAACGGATACACATTTACAGTTGAACAAGGTTTCTAACTGAAAATTGATAACTTAATCTGATTACATTAATCTTGTTTTTACTGTGCCTtgtctttttaaatttttcaacTTCAGAAACCTTAGTAGTACATCTGTTTTTGTCAAAGCTTACTTCCCTAACCTAATGCATTTCTAATAAACTATTAGCTTTTAACAAATCTTGTGTTACTGAATTGTGTTTCATCTGCATTAATGCATCAGGAAGTAGTGAATTAGTGCATAACTGCATATAAATCATTTCTGCAATAGCACAAACAAAAGGAACTCTCAGCTTTTGCTAATGCTCGTCAGCCAAATAACAAGGACGTTTAGCATGTCACCTTTTTCACGTATCACCTACATAAATTGCCATTAGGGATTGAATCTTGAATATGCCTAGATCATGGAAAGCTCGACTCAACATTTTGTACTCTTGAATATGCCTAGAGCATGGATTTCTCTGCAATATAGTTCCGGAGAAATTTAGCATGTCACATTTTTAGAGCATGGAAAGCTCAACTCAGCATTGTATACTCTAAGTACAGTACTAATGAAGAAAGATTGTCTTATCAACCTCAAGATGTTGAGCTTAAGGAGTGAAAATACCTAATACAATATTTTAGAAGTCAGGAATTTAAGGTATTAACTTAATACCTAAAGATTCTGCCAACCAAATGGCACAATTCACATCTTTGAATGGTGATTTATTAATCTGTTGACTTACTGGTTGTAAGTGATAGGAACAAAAGAAATAGAGAAAAGCGAATAACTAAGCATACTTGTGGTACAAAGTCTTCCACAGAATTAGAAGAATCTacggtaaaaatatattttagtcCCCTACTATCAATACatatttatgtgtgtgtgtgtatatatatatatatatatatatatatatatatatttatatatttgctTATATATTTTTTGTCCAAAATTATATTGCAGAGAAATCCTATTACTGGAGAAATAGACACACCAGATAAAGTTTGGGAGATCCAACATACACGCAAGGATGATAGAGGAGAACTGGTGTGGTTGGATTCACTATCCCAATAAAATCATGTAATTATCTAATATTGTAGACTTATTATATTTCTGTTTCTGTAAGTTACATTCAatatgttttattatattttgatgTGAATGATTGATTATGCATAAATGTAGAGTCAACTCGAGGAAGTTGTAGCTCAGCAACAATCTGAAGAGATCGAGCATCCCATGACTAGAGATGAGATTTTATACTCCGTTCTTGGTGAGAGAACATGCTATGTTCGTGGAAAAGGATACGGAAAGAAGCCTCCTAAAAAGTGTAACATTCAGCATGCAAACATAGAGGCCAGCGTGTATTCTGCTATGGATATTGTGCGTCAAGAGATGCAATCTGAGATGGATAGGAAGTTGCAAGGAGAACGTGAACAAATAGCTGCTGAGTTGCGAAGATATATAGAACTTGAGTTGCAAAGGAAGCTGGAAATTGAGTTGGAAAGGAAGTTGGCAGACGAGCGTGAACACATAAATGTAGAAGTAGACAAGAGGATCCATCTAGAAGTGGACAAGAGGATGCATGAACAATTTGCTAGTTTCATGACCAGAATGCAACAGGTACTTCTTAATAATTCTTCTTCCTTCACAGCATTTCTTCTTCCTTCCTTCTGGACAATTCTTCTTTCTCGACAATTCTTCTGTCACTTGCTCCCTATCTTCTTTTCAACTTCTCCTTCTTTAACTTTCATCCTCTTGATAATAGACTATTgggattttttttgtttatgtAAAATATGGATTTAATAGACTGTTGGGCTTGCTTAGTATTTTGAGCAAACCTTAAATAACCACTGCAATCACAGACAACCTGTGTGGCCGAACGCTGCATATTTGGTCTCTTTTAGAAGTTGACTTTTGACAATTTAGTAGAGTTGAACATTCCCTAGGAAAAAGAGAAATAGCTTTATGTTTAGCTTAATCAGTGTACAAAGCTTTTTGTGAAATCTGACTTTTGAAAATTCATATGTTCAGTTTAATCAGGGTACAAAGCTTTATACTCTCTTGAACACAGTCAAACACCGTTATACAAAATTAAACCAGGGAATACATTTTACTTGGTGGAAACTCTTTGGTTATTTGCAATATGATCTATTTTAGGAAATTTTTGTTAATCTATAAAGGTACAATTTTCACGTTGCATAGGACTTTGAAACTGTTATACGGAAGTTTTGGAAAGTCACTATATAAGATCATTTCAAAGTattgtatattttttaataattcgAATGAACAATTTCTTAATAAAACATATGGAAAAAAATAGGGGTGGAAAAATGTCTTATTTGGGCTTAGTGGTCTCTGTAACAAAATGTGCCAAAGTTAGTTTTTGGAAAAAGAAAGGAGGAGGTGGAGATAGGCCTTAGCCACTATGCACTCACTGGTCTCTGTGTTTGTGGAAGCTTAGTATATCGATTAAGCTGAACATATGAATGTGAATTGGAGGGATTTTCTATTTgtcttgtattcattatttttggTTGGACCAGTACTTTGTTTATATCTCTGTCGCATGCAATGGTTTATGTTCATCATGAATGCTTTGGGAAGTAAAGTCTCTTGGAGAGTGTCGAAAGGATTTCTCCtggtgttttctttg
This DNA window, taken from Nicotiana tabacum cultivar K326 chromosome 15, ASM71507v2, whole genome shotgun sequence, encodes the following:
- the LOC107807013 gene encoding uncharacterized protein LOC107807013 — translated: MTRDEILYSVLGERTCYVRGKGYGKKPPKKCNIQHANIEASVYSAMDIVRQEMQSEMDRKLQGEREQIAAELRRYIELELQRKLEIELERKLADEREHINVEVDKRIHLEVDKRMHEQFASFMTRMQQGQGT